The DNA region AAAAGCAAAAGAAGCTAAAGCAGCTAAATAATAAAATATTGTCATAACTATACTTCATATAATCACATATACCATAAAAGGCCTGTAGTAAATTTACCACAGGCCTTTTCCTATTACTTTAATTAATATTAGAAAAATTCTCCATTATCACAGTAATTTTCGCCTTTCATTGGGAAGAAAATTACACAGCAGTCTTTATTTCCATTGATTTTTTTAATAAATTTAGTAATAAATTCAGCTACCTGTTTTTTAACCTCTGGAGTACGTTCAAACCAAAACAGTTCTACAAATGTATAACCATCGACAATTTTACCATCAAAGATGTATTCAGTGTCAATATGTTCAATAGTAAACCATGTTCTATCGCACTTTACTATTTCAGTAAGTCCATCTATTAACTCCTTGCTGTTTTTTATAATTGGCTCTTTAGCCATTCCTCTGATTTTTAAATGTGGCATAAATCCTCCTTAATTTATAATGAATCCTTTTCAGGAATTAGAGTAACATCTATATAGTTTTTCAAGTTAATTGCCTTACGATTATATTCCCAAAGGTTATCTTTAGTCATAAGCTCTTTAAATTCTTCTGGAGTTGGAAGTTTGTATTGAGAAATTGTATTTGTCTGATAAAGTTGATCCAGCCAGAACACATTTTCCTTAGCCTGAATATCATATGAAATTTTATAATTTTTAACAACACTGTCAATTTTAGCCTGATCCATCTCAGTGTATAACAAATCTGACAATGTCTGAATTACAGCTTTTTTAATCTCATTTATCCTATTTACATCACAGCTATAGTAGATTATAAGTTTGTCCTCTCCATAGTTGTTTGGAGAAAGTGAAGTATAAGAGATAATAGAGTATACCCCTCCTATTTTTTCTCTTATTTTTTCAATAAGCTCCATATCAAGAATTTGAGAAAATCCAGTATAAAGTGTTTTTTCCTTATAACCATAAGTTGAACTATATGGGAAAATAATGGTAGTAGTAGCTTTTTTATCTACTCCTTTAACTACACTCTTACTTACTAGTCCTGTTGGTACGTTTATATCAAGTGGTTTAGGAGTAGATATTTTACCATTATTTGGAAGAGATGCAAAGTATTTTTCCAGTAGTTTAGGAATATCCATATCTTTTATAGAACCTACAATTATAAGTTTATAACCTGAGAAATCTCCAAATTTATCCTTAAATTCATCTAATATAATTTTCTTGTCCAGTAGATTTATATCCTCATTAGATAGAGGTCTTCTACGTTTATTATCTCCACTGTACAGCTTTCTTATCTCATCACCATATACAGTTCTAGGAGAGTTTTGTCTTGTTTTTATATTCTCCTTGAGTTCCTCTATAGTATTATTGAAGATAGTTGAATCAACCTTTGGTGAATATATCAGGTAACTCATATATTCAAGTGCATTAATAAGATTTTCTCTATCTGTTCCAATATTGATTCCCTGTTCATAATCACTGATATATGAAGCTACACCAAAGTTTTTTCCTTTCATAAATGCTTCTAAATCTCTAGGTTTAAGATTTGCAGGACCTGACCCTTCAATAATTCCAGATGCTACTATGGAGTTTATATAGTGGGTATAGTTATCTACAGAGCTTCCCTCTTTTTTAAAGAGTTTTATAATTATTTTATCTTTATCAAAATCAGTTGCTTTTGTATATACTTCCATTCCATTTGAAAGAACATAGTTTTCTCCATCATTTTCTACAATTTTACCTGGAGTCAGTTTTATAGGTTCCAGTGTGGCAGGATTTAATGAAAAATCAGGAACATCTTTGATTTTATCAGATTCTCTTATTATATCTTTAATTTTAGTTTTTGTTACAGTTCCCTGTTCTGTACTTGTAGTTAGCATGTAGAGTGAATTTTCATCAAACATCTCTCTTATTCTGGAATTAAGATCAGATAGTTTGATTGTATTTAAAAGTTCTGAATAAAGTGCTAACTCCTTATCCATCTCAATAAAAGACTCTCCATACATAACATGTCGTACAAGCTCTTCAGCATAGGTATTGTGATCAATGCTGTCTTTATTTGCCACAAAACTCTTCATACTGTTATAGAGGTTATCCTTTTCAAGATTAAGCTCAGTTTCAGTAAATCCATTGATAGATGCAGATCTTAAAAATAGATTCAGAAGATTGATTCCTTCTGGGATTCTATCATTTTTTATTATTGCAACAGTGTCAAAAATATCTTTATCTTTAGTCATTGGATATTTTCCAATAAATGATGTAAGAAATACTGAATTCTCCTCTTTAGTCAGATTGTTAAGTCTTGAATTTAAAATATCTACAACAAGTTCATCTATTATATACTTTCTTAGAGAGTTTTTATCAGTAACTACATCTCTATCAAGAATTTTTGTGATGTAAAAGGTATTAAATCTAAGCTCAGGATCTGAAAAAGTTATATATTTATTTTTCAGTTTATTCAGAGGATAGCTTTGAGGTACACCTGCATTTTTATCCCCTTCATAGGTAAAATATTTTTTTATAAGATTTTCAACAGTTTTACCATCAAAATCACCAACAGCTATAACTGCCATATTTTGAGGTTGATACCATTTTTTATAAAATCCATTTAGAAGGTCATGGTCAGCTCCTAAAATTATTTTAGGAAGTCCAATAGGGAAACGGTGGTAGTATCTTGAGCCTTCAAAGAGAGCTTTCTTTTGAACATCTCCAAGACGTTGAGAAAGTCCCTGAGTAAGTCTCCACTCCTCTATTATAACTTTCTTTTCACTATCTATTTCTTCTGGGACTAAAGTAGCTTCACTTGCCCATTCTCTCAATACTTCAATACCATCTTCAAGCTCTTTTTCTCCTGTAGGGACTTGAAGTTTATACACTGTTTTATCAAATGTTGTATAAGCATTAAGGTCTCCTCCAAATTTCAGACCAATAGACTGAAGATATTTAATCATATCATTTTTCTTATACTTTGTAGTGCCATTAAAAGCCATGTGCTCCATAAAGTGTGCTATTCCCTGTTCTTTATTTTCCTCCATTAAAGAACCTGTTTTAACTACAAGATTTAATGTTGCATTATGTTCAGGTTTAGCATTTGGATATATATAGTACTCTAGACCATTATCCAGCTTTCCAGAAATCAGCTTAGGACTGTCTTCAAAAGGTTTAGAGTATGAAAATATAGAGATAATTGTAAAAATAACCAGTAACAGAAGCCTTTTAAAAATTTTCATTTTATAACCTCCAAAATCAATTTGCGTATATAATATAATATCATTTTTAAAAAAAACTTGCTAGATTATTAATTTTTATAAAGTTTAACATAAGAACTATTGAGTTGTTTCTAAAAATTCTGTATACTAAAGATAAAAGAGATTTAAAAAATGGTGTATAATGAAATAAATTGTTTTTTTAATAAAGGAGAAGAAAAGGGAAATGAGCTTTAGAGTTGTGTTAATTCATGGGTTTTATGGAAGTTACAGGGATATGGAACCTTTAAAAGAAAATCTGGAAACATTGGGATATAAGGTTGAAAACCTGAATTTTCCTCTGACTTTTCCTGATATAAAATGCTCTGAGAATATGCTTAAGCAGTTCTTATTAGATCTTAAATATGGCGGACATCCAGAAAAAGAGGAGATAGTTCTCATAGGATATGGTTTAGGTGGTAAACTTATAGAAGGTGCTTTAGCAGATAGAGCAGTAAAAGGTATAGTAGATAAAATAATACTTATTTCAGCACCTACAAAGGATTCAGTAATTCACAGAAGGCTTAGCAGAGTTTTTCCATTATTAGACAGGATATTTAAACCTTTAGCTGTATTTAAAAATAAGAAGCATTTTAAACTTGATAAAAATATAGAGGTTGGAATAATAATAGGAACAGAACCATGTGGAATATTTAAAAGATGGCTTGGAGAGTATAGTGATGGAGTGGTAAATATAAAAGAGTGTTCATACCAAAAAGCTAAAGATACTCTTTTACTTCCATTGGTTCATGATGAGATACATAAAAAAATGGGAACAGCAAAGTATATAAATAACTTTATTTCAAAAGGTGGATTTAGAATAAAATAGGAGGAGTAGATGAAGAAAAATATTGAAAAATATGCACAATTAATAATAAAAAAAGGAATAAATATCCAAAAAGACCAGATTCTTGTAATCAGTGCTCCTGTTGTAACTTATGATTTTACAAGACAATTAGTTGAAGAGGCATATAAAGCTGGAGCAAAAGAGGTAATAGTACATTGGGGAGACGAAGTGGTAGAAAAATACAGATATGCATATGCAAGTGATGAGGTATTTGATATTTTCCCAAATTGGAAAAAGGAGTCAGTTGACTATTATAGAAAAAAAGGTGCAGCATTTTTAAGTATCTATGCAGAGGATCCAGAGATATTAAAAGATGTAGATAAAACAAGAATAGCAAGAAATAAAAAAGCAAGAGGTCTTGCATTAAAAGAGTATTATGAAGCTATTATGGGTAACAGCAATCAGTGGTGTGTAGTATCGATTCCTACAACTCCATGGGCAAAGGCAATATTCCCAAATGAGTCTAAAGAAAAAGCAGTAGAGAAACTATGGACACTTATATTTAAAATAATGAGAGTTGATAAAGATGATCCTGTTCATGAGTGGGATAGACATCTGCAAAACTTTAGAG from Fusobacterium sp. DD2 includes:
- a CDS encoding DUF1904 domain-containing protein gives rise to the protein MPHLKIRGMAKEPIIKNSKELIDGLTEIVKCDRTWFTIEHIDTEYIFDGKIVDGYTFVELFWFERTPEVKKQVAEFITKFIKKINGNKDCCVIFFPMKGENYCDNGEFF
- a CDS encoding M16 family metallopeptidase; this translates as MKIFKRLLLLVIFTIISIFSYSKPFEDSPKLISGKLDNGLEYYIYPNAKPEHNATLNLVVKTGSLMEENKEQGIAHFMEHMAFNGTTKYKKNDMIKYLQSIGLKFGGDLNAYTTFDKTVYKLQVPTGEKELEDGIEVLREWASEATLVPEEIDSEKKVIIEEWRLTQGLSQRLGDVQKKALFEGSRYYHRFPIGLPKIILGADHDLLNGFYKKWYQPQNMAVIAVGDFDGKTVENLIKKYFTYEGDKNAGVPQSYPLNKLKNKYITFSDPELRFNTFYITKILDRDVVTDKNSLRKYIIDELVVDILNSRLNNLTKEENSVFLTSFIGKYPMTKDKDIFDTVAIIKNDRIPEGINLLNLFLRSASINGFTETELNLEKDNLYNSMKSFVANKDSIDHNTYAEELVRHVMYGESFIEMDKELALYSELLNTIKLSDLNSRIREMFDENSLYMLTTSTEQGTVTKTKIKDIIRESDKIKDVPDFSLNPATLEPIKLTPGKIVENDGENYVLSNGMEVYTKATDFDKDKIIIKLFKKEGSSVDNYTHYINSIVASGIIEGSGPANLKPRDLEAFMKGKNFGVASYISDYEQGINIGTDRENLINALEYMSYLIYSPKVDSTIFNNTIEELKENIKTRQNSPRTVYGDEIRKLYSGDNKRRRPLSNEDINLLDKKIILDEFKDKFGDFSGYKLIIVGSIKDMDIPKLLEKYFASLPNNGKISTPKPLDINVPTGLVSKSVVKGVDKKATTTIIFPYSSTYGYKEKTLYTGFSQILDMELIEKIREKIGGVYSIISYTSLSPNNYGEDKLIIYYSCDVNRINEIKKAVIQTLSDLLYTEMDQAKIDSVVKNYKISYDIQAKENVFWLDQLYQTNTISQYKLPTPEEFKELMTKDNLWEYNRKAINLKNYIDVTLIPEKDSL
- a CDS encoding alpha/beta hydrolase; the protein is MSFRVVLIHGFYGSYRDMEPLKENLETLGYKVENLNFPLTFPDIKCSENMLKQFLLDLKYGGHPEKEEIVLIGYGLGGKLIEGALADRAVKGIVDKIILISAPTKDSVIHRRLSRVFPLLDRIFKPLAVFKNKKHFKLDKNIEVGIIIGTEPCGIFKRWLGEYSDGVVNIKECSYQKAKDTLLLPLVHDEIHKKMGTAKYINNFISKGGFRIK